The nucleotide window ACGAGCTTCGCGTGCTCCGCGATTTTCGCCGCACCCTCCTCGCCAAACGCGTCCACGAATGCGCTCGCGGTGGAGGAACTCGCGAACGTCACCACATCCGGCATGTCGGCAAGCAGCCGTTCGCGCCGGCGCGCGTCGATGCCCGCGGGCACGGTGCGATACGCGACGGGCGCGATGACTTCCACCCCGCGCGCGAGAAGCGCGTCGGCGATCGTCGAGCGCGCACGATCGCCGTGCGGGATCAACA belongs to bacterium and includes:
- a CDS encoding uroporphyrinogen-III synthase, with amino-acid sequence RDGRGIVADLLPPEYVAESLAGELLACVGHSDRAARVLIPHGDRARSTIADALLARGVEVIAPVAYRTVPAGIDARRRERLLADMPDVVTFASSSTASAFVDAFGEEGAAKIAEHAKLVSIGPQTTRTMEALDLPVAAEADPHDIGGMIDAILRAFAAR